A window of the Trichoderma asperellum chromosome 6, complete sequence genome harbors these coding sequences:
- a CDS encoding uncharacterized protein (BUSCO:EOG092D0HKD), which translates to MFSNLSNIVQRAQQLIDPTQGLNLSNSDRNPSKASLFQSQFRLPSSQTPLYEINAELTIPPSNSTRGDPDHDRGWHYAGKLHLSEAYMCFSTTPTSFTQSASTSTSSAFTGQTNGSGPSGSGFTFPLCAIRRVERLNSQNFQFALAITTWNGLLADASKPRDGSGSNKNVREQRITIHLAGTRQACERFCDGLKRGLRAGVGNVGKLRKVVAECYSEHLLRTDDKANVSPPDAGLGMAFRYPGDPKKLRDRAKMRLWAEYLRDNGRNMMLIRQPTFHKLIRVGLPNRLRGEIWEVTSGSLYLRLENPTLYTDTLAKYKGQESLAIDEIEKDLNRSLPEYPGFQSEEGIGRLRRVLTAYSWVNADVGYCQAMNIVVAALLIYMSESQAFFLLSALCDRLVPGYYSTTMYGTLLDQKVFESLVEKTMPILWEHLVKSDVQLSVVSLPWFLSLYINSMPLVFAFRVLDVFFVEGPKVLFQVGLAILRINGEELLDAPDDGAFISVLKSYFARLDESAHPKSENPKLRAVTRFQELMVVAFKEFSGVTHSSITELRLKNKDSVLNNIESFAKRTAIRNLGPDSKLLSPEELGSLYDRFYNVLYERQQRDRMIQEELKRQAKTSRLRASEILATTAPNEVEKGRVGLGPSTSLMDYDAFREFLAGMSKWAISDSSANGGEAKYYGAKKVPDTMSPWGNGPEPAEHEFLQRVFNKWDVDGSSALTLQNVVTGIARIKGKKDIMGTITYFFELYDDDNDGKVDREGILRISEALLFLSRRGLEGTLSPGASSIGLNGDISASDSQGSLPPEISTNERFLGSISAFIRRCFEYADPDHPKNQDGQDFGTSTSDEDLMVDPNTFAIGDDEDDEEEEEEEEEDLLALEKSPPGTPTKAKKTANLLSPNEESFDGASTDNESRRRVSKAKAEAANAALDPAHPLHITLPTFRMVVLADEILEQFFESSFPTSLHIIEGLQAPSSSYYGPSLTTFSNLGFSTRSQAQAQSGPMGGGRGLRGVLDNIVTDGMRVATEVRRRMEEAQRELEKNALPSQRTEDDEDDDDDVGVAVGVRKGASTDIERRSVMSTDRDLLDGADAQAGSGAASKGPGHDHNLLEVDTAAGRRRANSASTTGGSAVLEFEG; encoded by the exons ATGTTCTCCAACTTGTCCAACATCGTCCAGAGAGCTCAGCAGCTCATCGATCCCACCCAGGGATTGAATCTCTCCAACTCGGATCGGAATCCCTCCAAGGCCTCCCTGTTCCAGAGCCAGTTCCGGCTTCCCTCCTCACAAACTCCTCTCTACGAGATCAATGCGGAGCTGACCATCCCGCCCTCAAATTCCACGCGCGGCGATCCGGACCATGATAGGGGATGGCATTATGCTGGAAAGCTACACCTTTCCGAGGCCTACATGTGCTTCTCGACAACGCCGACAAGCTTCACGCAGTCAGCGAGCACGTCGACTTCTTCCGCCTTTACCGGCCAGACCAATGGTAGCGGGCCGAGTGGAAGTGGCTTCACGTTTCCGCTCTGTGCTATTAGACGAGTGGAGAGATTGAATAGCCAAAACTTTCAA TTTGCTCTCGCGATCACGACTTGGAATGGCTTACTAGCGGACGCCTCAAAGCCCAgagatggcagcggcagcaacaaGAACGTTCGAGAACAGCGCATTACCATCCACTTAGCAGGCACTCGGCAGGCTTGTGAACGGTTCTGCGACGGCTTAAAACGGGGTCTCAGAGCTGGAGTTGGTAACGTGGGCAAGCTGCGCAAAGTCGTGGCTGAATGCTACTCTGAACATCTCTTGCGGACAGATGACAAGGCCAACGTATCGCCGCCAGATGCAGGACTGGGTATGGCTTTCCGATATCCCGGAGATCCAAAGAAGCTCCGCGATAGAGCCAAGATGAGACTATGGGCTGAATATCTTCGGGATAATGGCCGGAATATGATGCTGATCCGTCAACCCACTTTCCACAAGCTTATCCGTGTTGGTCTCCCAAACAGACTTCGGGGCGAGATATGGGAGGTGACTTCCGGCTCTCTGTATCTTCGGCTGGAAAACCCGACGCTATACACTGATACGTTGGCCAAGTACAAGGGCCAGGAGTCGCTTGccattgatgagattgagaaAGATCTCAACCGCAGTCTGCCCGAGTATCCCGGCTTCCAGAGCGAGGAAGGCATTGGCAGGCTTCGTCGTGTCCTCACGGCCTACAGCTGGGTCAATGCTGATGTGGGCTACTGCCAGGCTATGAATATTGTTGTGGCTGCGCTGCTCATCTACATGTCGGAGTCTCAggcttttttccttctctcggCCTTATGCGATCGTCTAGTCCCCGGGTATTATTCCACCACCATGTACGGCACCCTCTTGGACCAAAAAGTTTTTGAATCTCTGGTTGAGAAAACCATGCCCATTCTGTGGGAGCATCTTGTAAAGAGCGATGTTCAGCTATCAGTCGTTTCGCTTCCTTGGTTCCTTTCTCTGTATATTAATTCTATGCCCCTTGTTTTTGCTTTCCGCGTTTTggatgtcttcttcgtcgagGGCCCCAAAGTGCTGTTCCAGGTTGGCCTTGCCATCCTGCGGATAAAtggcgaggagctgctggatgcACCCGATGACGGCGCCTTCATATCCGTGCTCAAGTCATATTTTGCTAGACTCGACGAATCAGCCCATCCGAAGTCAGAAAACCCTAAATTGAGGGCGGTTACAAGATTTCAAGAGCTGATGGTTGTGGCCTTTAAGGAGTTCTCTGGAGTCActcacagcagcatcacagAGCTTCGGCTCAAGAACAAAGACTCTGTCCTGAATAATATCGAGAGCTTCGCCAAGAGGACGGCGATTCGCAACCTAGGACCCGACAGCAAGCTGCTAAGCCCGGAAGAGCTCGGTTCCCTGTACGATCGGTTCTACAATGTCCTGTACGAGCGGCAGCAACGGGATCGAATGATCCAGGAAGAGCTGAAGCGCCAGGCAAAGACGAGTAGACTGCGGGCCTCGGAAATCCTCGCTACGACTGCTCCCAACGAAGTGGAAAAGGGCCGCGTTGGACTTGGCCCAAGCACCAGTCTAATGGATTACGATGCCTTCCGTGAGTTTTTGGCTGGCATGTCTAAATGGGCCATCTCAGATTCCTCGGCAAATGGGGGGGAGGCCAAGTATTACGGCGCCAAGAAGGTGCCCGATACCATGTCGCCTTGGGGTAACGGACCCGAACCCGCTGAACATGAGTTTCTACAACGAGTTTTCAACAAGTGGGATGTTGACGGATCGTCAGCGTTGACCCTGCAAAATGTGGTGACCGGCATAGCCAGGATTAAGGGCAAGAAGGACATCATGGGCACAATTACGTATTTCTTTGAGCTCTACGATGATGATAACGATGGAAAGGTAGACCGAGAGGGCATCCTGCGGATATCCGAGGCTTTACTCTTCCTGTCTCGACGCGGACTAGAGGGCACGCTGAGTCCAGGGGCTTCGAGCATTGGGTTGAATGGAGATATTAGCGCTAGCGACTCGCAGGGCAGCTTGCCCCCCGAAATATCGACCAACGAGCGATTCTTGGGAAGCATCAGCGCCTTTATCAGGAGATGTTTTGAGTATGCCGACCCTGACCACCCAAAAAATCAAGATGGACAGGACTTTGGAACTTCGACATCGGATGAAGACCTAATGGTTGATCCGAATACTTTTGCAATaggagatgatgaggacgatgaagaagaggaggaggaggaggaggaagatctCCTAGCTCTTGAGAAATCACCGCCCGGTACTCCTACAAAAGCTAAAAAGACTGCAAACTTATTAAGCCCTAATGAAGAGAGCTTCGATGGCGCCAGCACCGATAATGAGTCTCGTCGACGCGTATCAAAAGccaaggctgaggctgccaaCGCAGCGCTTGACCCAGCTCATCCGCTCCATATCACACTGCCAACTTTCCGAATGGTTGTGCTGGCAGACGAGATTCTCGAACAGTTCTTTGAATCGTCTTTCCCGACATCACTTCATATCATAGAAGGCCTTCAAGCCCCCAGCAGCTCTTATTACGGTCCTTCACTTACCACATTCTCCAACCTAGGCTTTAGCACCAGATCACAGGCCCAGGCTCAATCCGGCCCCATGGGAGGCGGCCGCGGCTTGCGCGGTGTTTTGGATAACATCGTCACGGACGGAATGCGGGTGGCGACCGAGGTGCGAAGGAGGATGGAAGAGGCCCAGAGGGAGCTGGAAAAGAATGCTCTGCCCAGCCAGCGGActgaggatgacgaagatgacgatgacgatgttgGCGTTGCAGTTGGCGTGAGGAAGGGCGCTAGCACGGATATTGAGCGCCGGTCAGTCATGAGCACTGACCGCGACCTTTTAGACGGAGCAGATGCACAGGCAGGGTCCGGGGCGGCTTCAAAAGGACCGGGGCATGATCATAACTTATTAGAGGTTGACACAGCGGCTGGGCGGCGCCGGGCGAACAGCGCGTCGACGACAGGGGGGTCGGCTGTGCTAGAATTTGAAGGGTAA
- a CDS encoding uncharacterized protein (TransMembrane:1 (o500-518i)), which yields MAGGRATTATDQSSDDDGVLVQTMKTPSALDLLVLSFNCAATLIDVPVFAGHLRTALARNATELPEVVVLSLQEIAPLSYAFIGGDYFLKPYVDRFEEAINLAATLHLTSEESDDGVLDSASSPAPPPSSPSSGTKKPFTLIRSLNVGYTAIMLFARDATRLKDIQQAEVGFGAAEMGNKGAVGLRALYEVDGESTELTFVATHLAAMEWNLPRRNANWGTIMRGLTFENPEEVLNQMRRDAESRGESISSEEGDATEQSRLLREEQHQQDLQLQRQFHDLSVFKPSSHLFVAGDLNYRISTTSPTPYSAFPNMDPGSENYYTHFFHLDQLTRERLAGRTLHGLSEHEVKFPPTYKYVVDSKTKPSGEAGNAVDEVKWEFASHRYPSWTDRILFLELPSWIRSKMKVREYDALPVIRTSDHRPVFLRVDVPLVAPADLAPPAAVLESAAESGSPGGSNGFDPRVRLPVEIDPEAWERRVAARRREIAAGWTMFLWSTRQGAYILSTVLAASVGGYWLYRSA from the exons ATGGCTGGCGGCAgggcgacgacggcgactGACCAGTcaagcgacgacgacggcgtgCTGGtgcagacgatgaagacgccCTCGGCGCTGGACCTGCTGGTGCTGTCGTTTAACTGCGCCGCGACGCTCATTGACGTGCCTGTGTTTGCTGGCCATTTGCGGACTGCGCTGGCGCGGAATGCCACGGAGCTGCCCGAGGTGGTTGTTCT CTCGTTACAAGAGATTGCCCCCCTAAGTTATGCCTTTATTGGCGGGGATTACTTTCTAAAGCCGTATGTGGACCGGTTTGAGGAGGCGATAAATCTCGCGGCTACATTACACTTGACAAGTGAAGAAAGCGATGATGGCGTCTTGGATTCTGCCTcctctcctgctcctccgcctTCTTCACCGTCAAGTGGCACAAAGAAGCCCTTTACGCTAATCAGGTCCCTCAATGTGGGATACACCGCCATCATGCTTTTCGCCCGGGATGCCACCCGGCTCAAAGACATTCAACAAGCGGAAGTGGGATTTGGCGCTGCTGAGATGGGCAACAAGGGAGCGGTTGGCCTTCGAGCACTGTATGAGGTTGATGGGGAGTCGACGGAGCTGACGTTTGTAGCGACGCATCTGGCTGCCATGGAGTGGAATCTGCCGCGGAGGAACGCCAATTGGGGGACAATCATGCGTGGATTGACGTTTGAGAACCCGGAAGAGGTCCTGAACCAGATGAGGCGAGATGCCGAGTCGAGAGGCGAGAGCATCTCGTCCGAGGAAGGGGATGCCACTGAGCAGTCTCGCCTGCTCCGGGAAGAGCAACACCAGCAGGATCTCCAATTGCAAAGGCAGTTTCACGATCTCTCCGTCTTCAAGCCGTCTTCTCACCTGTTTGTTGCGGGGGATCTCAATTACCGCATTTCCACCACCTCACCGACTCCTTATTCTGCGTTCCCAAACATGGATCCAGGTTCAGAAAACTACTACACGCACTTTTTCCATCTGGACCAGCTGACGAGGGAAAGACTCGCCGGCCGGACCCTCCACGGTCTGTCAGAGCATGAGGTCAAATTCCCGCCCACGTACAAATATGTCGTCGACTCCAAGACGAAGCCTTCCGGCGAGGCCGGCAACGCCGTCGACGAGGTTAAGTGGGAGTTCGCCTCGCACCGATATCCTAGCTGGACAGACcgcatcctcttcctcgagctCCCGTCATGGATCAGGAGCAAGATGAAAGTCCGTGAGTACGATGCTCTACCGGTGATTCGCACAAGCGACCACCGTCCCGTCTTCCTCCGAGTCGACGTACCCCTCGTGGCACCTGCCGATCTTGCCCCTCCGGCGGCCGTGCTGGAATCAGCCGCCGAGTCTGGCTCCCCCGGTGGCTCCAACGGATTCGACCCGAGAGTTCGTCTCCCCGTCGAGATTGATCCGGAAGCCTGGGAGAGGAGGGTGGCTGCGCGACGGCGGGAGATTGCCGCTGGGTGGACCATGTTTCTCTGGAGCACGCGGCAGGGGGCGTATATCCTGTCGACGGTGCTGGCGGCGAGCGTGGGCGGGTACTGGCTCTACCGTTCAGCATGA
- the HHP1 gene encoding casein kinase I produces MTTMDLRVGNKYRIGRKIGSGSFGDIYLGTNIISGEEIAIKLESVKAKHPQLEYEARVYKSLAGGVGIPFVRWFGTECDYNAMVLDLLGPSLEDLFNFCNRKFSLKTVLLLADQLISRIEYIHAKSFIHRDIKPDNFLMGIGKRGNQVNVIDFGLAKKYRDPKTHFHIPYRENKNLTGTARYASINTHLGVEQSRRDDMESLGYVMLYFCRGSLPWQGLKAATKKQKYDRIMEKKMTTPTEVLCRGFPNEFAIYLNYTRSLRFDDKPDYSYLRKIFRDLFVREGFQYDYVFDWTVYKYQKNAQAIAQAAGQANPEDDEKARASRMNPAVAGPSAAAKPGAVPSSRRKMLERGSGAGVDTPDTSRAIGGSDRIGR; encoded by the exons ATGACGACCATG GATCTTCGCGTCGGTAATAAATACCGGATTGGCCGCAAGATTGGCTCCGGTTCTTTTGGCGATATCTACCTAGGAACTAATATCATTTCTGGAGAGGAGATTGCCATTAAACTTGAGTCTGTCAAAGCCAAGCACCCCCAGCTTGAATATGAGGCTCGTGTCTACAAGTCACTTGCCGGCGGCGTTGGTATTCCCTTTGTCCGCTGGTTTGGCACCGAGTGTGATTACAACGCCATGGTTCTCGACCTTCTTGGCCCCAGCTTGGAAGACCTCTTCAACTTCTGCAACCGCAAATTTTCCCTGAAGACTGTCCTTCTCCTTGCTGATCAGCTCATTTCTCGTATTGAGTACATCCACGCCAAGTCGTTCATTCACCGAGATATCAAGCCCGACAACTTCCTTATGGGCATTGGGAAGCGTGGAAACCAGGTCAACGTTATCGATTTTGGTCTTGCCAAGAAGTACCGTGATCCCAAGACCCACTTCCACATCCCATACAGAGAGAACAAGAACTTGACTGGCACTGCCCGTTATGCCTCCATCAACACCCATCTTGGTGTTGAGCAGTCTCGTCGTGACGACATGGAGTCGCTGGGTTATGTTATGCTCTACTTCTGCCGTGGTTCTCTCCCTTGGCAGGGTCTGAAGGCTGCTACTAAGAAGCAGAAGTATGATCGTatcatggagaagaagatgactaCTCCCACCGAGGTTCTTTGCCGCGGATTCCCCAACGAGTTCGCCATCTACCTCAACTACACTCGATCTCTGCGCTTCGACGACAAGCCCGACTACAGCTATCTCCGCAAGATCTTCCGTGATCTCTTCGTCCGCGAGGGTTTCCAGTACGATTACGTCTTCGACTGGACTGTTTACAAGTACCAGAAGAACGCCCAGGCCATTGCCCAGGCTGCTGGTCAGGCCAACcctgaggatgatgagaaggCCCGTGCTTCTCGCATGAACCCTGCTGTTGCCGGaccttctgctgctgccaagccTGGCGCCGTCCCCAGCTCTCGCCGCAAGATGCTTGAGCGAggctctggcgctggcgttgACACCCCTGATACCAGCCGCGCTATCGGTGGAAGCGATAGGat TGGACGCTAA